GGTTTACACGTTCGATAGCCTTTTCCAGTGAGACGTCGGGGATGGACGTTCTCCTTGCCCACACCGCGAAAGGAAGCTTTCCCTTCTCACGATTGCATCGACCGCAAACCGCGAGTAGGTTATACCGAGCGTTCGTTGCCCCGACTCCTGCCCTTGGCACGATGTGGTCCAGTTCTGCCGACTTGAAGTCAATCAGGGAACCACAGTAGGCGCATTGTCCATTCTGGCGTTGAATTGACTGAAAGCGCATGAGCTCAGAGCGACGAACCTTGCCCTCCAAACCGAGAGTTGAGCGCATCCTTTCCATGGACTCCTGATTCCGGAGTGCTCGTTTATCTTGATCGCGCTCGATCTCACGTGCCGTCTTTTCGCTCTTGAACCCGTCACGAAGTGTCTCAATATTGATTGACTCTGGCTCTCCCCAGCGCGAAAGGGACATTTCGAGCCAGCGATTAACCCCCTTGAGAACGCGATCTACAGCAGGGTTTCCGGTTGGCTCGGCAATTGGGGACGCTTTTGGCTTCCAATCTTTGGCGACACCGAACACCGCCATTCGGGCGTCGCTGAGGTCTGCGACGTTGTTGAGCATATGCTCAGTCAGGTTAGCCAGAGTCTTCTCTGAGTAGGCGGATCGCCCGTCCGGCAGTCGCAAAGACTCGAGCTTTTCAAGTGATTCTTCTGAAAGTGTGCGTAACCGACTAGCTGCTTCAATAGCAGCAGGAGAGTCATCTTCAGGCGCATCAACATTTGAAAACTCTCTAACAAGCGCGTCTTTCGAGTCTTGACTAGCGGTCTTCCAAAACTCTCGAATCTCTTTGATCGTCGATGAGGCCATGGCGAGCTCAGTCTCGTTAATCGGTGGTGCCCCTGAAACTCGCTCTCCGTCGTCAGTACTGGTAGCGGTCCCCAACAGATGGCCCCTGTCGATTCCTAGAACCTCGGCGACGTCGACCCAAGTTGGTCGTGCAGGCGGAGATGGCGTGCGAAGAAAATCAAATGCGCGCTGTCTTTCTTCGACCGAGAGGGGGCGGATTGAGTTCTTAATCGCGCATCCGTGATCTCGGATGCGCACATTCGCAAGTAGCGAGATGATTCTGTATTCCTGGAACTCCCTGACCGCGCGCCAGGCCCTTGGTTGACTTGGATCTAATGCGTCCTTCCCAACCTGTTCCTTGGCTGAACCCTTCGGAGACTGAGCTGAGAAAACATGGTCTATAAGCTCGTTGATGAATCCGCGATCCATACCTTGTGCGAGCGAAAACGCGATGAGCTCGGTAGCAACGTCCTTCTGATGAAGTCGTGCAGTGAACAAGCCATTCTTGCCGCGTAATCGCTTGGTTCCGTCGGGTAGAGCCACGACCATCTGCGCAACAGTGAGGCCAGCGACGTTTGTTTCGGGTAGGAGCGTCTTGAACTGCTCTTTAATCTCCAACAAATTCGAGGATGGCTGCGCGGGAACGTAGAGCGATTTTGTTAGGGTATAAGGGTTCCGCCATCCACGGTGTCGGGCGATGTGCCTTACCGCGATGGCGAATTTTCTGCGCCTCTCTGCTTCGTCTTCAATAAAGTCTGTCGCCAACTCCGCGCGTGCTCTCCATGCCTGTCCACTCTCTGCCACGCCGAGATCTTCGATCGGGAACCCGTGGGCACGTAAGAAGTCATCTACCGCGGTAAGTCGCTTCTTGCGCCGACGGTACATTCTGCGAGTGCGCCGAGCCACCCCAGAGACTTTTTTTCGCGTCAGAGCGGTCTTATTCGAGTCTGGGTCCAAGCCACCATCGTGAATGAGTGACATTGCGTTAAGAATCTTGACTGGCATCCCGTGGTCATCGACTTCGATCGCCGCCATTCCAAGCGAGCGAGAGCCTACGTCGAAACCCACGCGGTACTTAATGGTGGAAGTGGAGTCACCCATCTTAAACCCTTTGATATAGATCAAGCTCCGCCCGAAGACAGAGCTTGATGGAGCAATCAATGCCGCTAACGTGGCGGCACTTACTGAGGATCTGTTCCTACAGACAATTTTAGGGGTTCGAGAATGTATGCGCAAGAGTTTGCCGGGAATTCCTTCATTACTTCGACCAAAACGGTTCAGGTCCGGACGGGTTGATATGAAGCGCTGCGATGCCCCTATTTGTCTAGCACCATGTCGTTCTGGCCGTAGGTGGTCACGACGCCGAGGTTTTCCCCCGTCTCCACGTCCGCACCGGTGATGACGAAGACGACGCCGGAGGTGAGGGCGGCGGCGCCGTCGGTGTGGGTCCCGCCGGTGGTCATCCAAGTCACGGCGATGGTGCTGCCGTCGCGCTGGCCCTCCCAGTCGCCGTAGCCGCCGACGAAGACGCCGGAGCCATGCACCGGCTCGTCCTCGGACCCGCGGAGATGTTGAGCAGCTCGGCCGTCAGGCGCACCGAGGT
This is a stretch of genomic DNA from Corynebacterium auris. It encodes these proteins:
- the cas9 gene encoding type II CRISPR RNA-guided endonuclease Cas9 (Cas9, originally named Csn1, is the large, multifunctional signature protein of type II CRISPR/Cas systems. It is well known even to general audiences because its RNA-guided endonuclease activity has made it a popular tool for custom editing of eukaryotic genomes.), translated to MIYIKGFKMGDSTSTIKYRVGFDVGSRSLGMAAIEVDDHGMPVKILNAMSLIHDGGLDPDSNKTALTRKKVSGVARRTRRMYRRRKKRLTAVDDFLRAHGFPIEDLGVAESGQAWRARAELATDFIEDEAERRRKFAIAVRHIARHRGWRNPYTLTKSLYVPAQPSSNLLEIKEQFKTLLPETNVAGLTVAQMVVALPDGTKRLRGKNGLFTARLHQKDVATELIAFSLAQGMDRGFINELIDHVFSAQSPKGSAKEQVGKDALDPSQPRAWRAVREFQEYRIISLLANVRIRDHGCAIKNSIRPLSVEERQRAFDFLRTPSPPARPTWVDVAEVLGIDRGHLLGTATSTDDGERVSGAPPINETELAMASSTIKEIREFWKTASQDSKDALVREFSNVDAPEDDSPAAIEAASRLRTLSEESLEKLESLRLPDGRSAYSEKTLANLTEHMLNNVADLSDARMAVFGVAKDWKPKASPIAEPTGNPAVDRVLKGVNRWLEMSLSRWGEPESINIETLRDGFKSEKTAREIERDQDKRALRNQESMERMRSTLGLEGKVRRSELMRFQSIQRQNGQCAYCGSLIDFKSAELDHIVPRAGVGATNARYNLLAVCGRCNREKGKLPFAVWARRTSIPDVSLEKAIERVNQWPQDPGLKASDMKRFQKDVILRLRRESEDEALDARSKEAVSWMAVELHNRIHGRFPVRHEGGEVKVQVFRGEVTASARRAAGIDNSFRLIGGKTGKNRLDRRHHAIDAAVIALMQGKVAQVLTERNSLRAQQFIDRIPDPAYGAWQDFEGRTVADINAYRAWKQRMKRLVPMLQAAIDEDSIPVVENIRLRLGNGLAHEETIHPLQSIKLGDELPVNLIDRAATPALWTALTREPDFDWKTGLPADPKRQIRVNGSRFTGNDPIEFFPVSAGAMKVRGGYVELGSAFHHARLYRIKGKTDSFAMVRVYTVDLLRARHENLFTYELHPNTMSMRQTEPKLRKAIRDGNAEYVTWLVVGDELFLDAAEIATGQVATFIEEFGEVTRWRVRGFFSDSKLRLKPSQFSTEFGGNEVSGDSRKIIDSPGWRPAVNRVFGPGNGVIIRRDAHGRVRLGSEAGLPRSVKVAG